The stretch of DNA TTGCAGGCCGGAAAACCCTAGGCCCGTTTGACAAAATTCATGATCAGCGAAATTACGAAAATGGCCAGGAAAATGTAGAACAAAATTTGAGCAATGCCGGCAGCACCAGCGGCTACACCGCTAAAGCCAAAGAAGGCAGCAATCAAAGCTACAACCAGAAAAATCAGCGCGTAGCGTAACATGGGGGGTCTCCTAGAGAGATAGGGCGATGATTCAAGCAGTTAGGTCTTTTTCGACCTGACAAAATTATTATCAAGAGCTGAATCCATTCGCACATCTGCCTAACGACTGCGAACGATATCTAGCTTTCGGTAGAAATAAAGGCCCTAGATCTCTGTTTGATGACGGCCCCTAGGGCGTGTCATCAATTGTGGCCAAAAGCTCGGTACAGGACGCTTTGCCACGCCCGACCCAAAAGCCAGGCTAGGGGCTGCAACCCCTGACTTCTAGGCGTTTGGCCGCTAACTGATGACGGCCCCTAGCGGGACTGAAAAATGTTTTGCACCATCTGGCGATCGCTGCCCTGGG from Leptolyngbya sp. KIOST-1 encodes:
- a CDS encoding DUF1328 domain-containing protein — protein: MLRYALIFLVVALIAAFFGFSGVAAGAAGIAQILFYIFLAIFVISLIMNFVKRA